Proteins from a single region of Corynebacterium pseudogenitalium:
- a CDS encoding carbon-nitrogen hydrolase family protein has product MRIALAQFTSGPDKMRNLSRIEPQVREAARRGATLIVLPEAASHAFGAGRLDYQAEDTDGPFTQGLFSLAKELGVTIVAGSFRPADTVGSINRVYNTTLILDGHSDTPRILTYDKVHLYDAHSYHESRTVKAGDTLLTFRHGDATIGVATCFDIRFPEQFKELAAMGAHVIVVPTSWADGPGKLEEWRLLTRARALDSGAFIAAAGQSRPNHETEAGEKSGPTGIGFSTVVAPDGHRIVEAGYGPELLDADIDIAQVAAVQEDVPLIRLSETGPLRQSRM; this is encoded by the coding sequence ATGCGTATCGCATTGGCACAATTCACCAGTGGACCTGATAAAATGCGCAACCTTTCGCGCATAGAACCCCAGGTCAGGGAGGCCGCGCGCCGGGGCGCGACGCTCATCGTGTTGCCGGAGGCGGCCTCGCACGCGTTCGGGGCCGGTCGCCTCGACTACCAGGCCGAGGACACCGATGGGCCGTTCACGCAGGGGCTGTTTTCGCTGGCCAAGGAGCTGGGCGTGACCATCGTGGCGGGCTCGTTCCGCCCGGCGGACACCGTCGGCAGCATCAACCGCGTCTACAACACCACACTGATCCTCGACGGCCACAGCGACACCCCACGCATCCTCACCTATGACAAGGTGCACCTTTACGACGCCCACAGCTACCACGAGTCCCGCACCGTCAAGGCCGGCGACACCCTGCTCACGTTCCGGCACGGTGACGCCACCATCGGCGTGGCCACCTGTTTCGACATCCGCTTCCCGGAGCAGTTCAAGGAGCTGGCGGCGATGGGTGCGCACGTCATCGTGGTGCCCACGAGCTGGGCGGACGGCCCAGGCAAGCTCGAGGAGTGGCGCTTATTGACGCGCGCCCGCGCCCTCGACTCCGGCGCGTTCATCGCGGCGGCCGGGCAGTCCCGTCCGAACCACGAGACCGAGGCCGGCGAGAAGTCCGGCCCGACCGGCATCGGGTTCTCCACTGTTGTGGCGCCGGACGGGCACCGGATCGTGGAGGCCGGCTACGGCCCCGAGCTCCTCGATGCCGACATCGACATCGCGCAGGTCGCGGCCGTGCAGGAGGACGTACCTCTTATTAGACTCTCGGAAACTGGACCGCTGCGTCAGTCGCGCATGTAA